tcccttttatactcgTGGTGAACATGAGGtcctcacgtgacctcacatcggtgggaaaactACATCagctgacctccaaaagaccattccaTCATTCtgacaagatctccttgaggtatgtaataCCTCCCTCCATGAAGAAATGGGTCTCTAAAAGAGCAAAATTTTGACAAATAACAatttacacaaaaaaatacaaaggtataaaatttacaacatacacaatatatagTCTTATCTTTCAacactttacaaactaatatactgTAGGAGTGTTTGGAATGTTAAAATATCACTCCATAAAAAaacttttcattgtacatttaccatctagatagacaatcagcgatcacattatctttacccttaatatgagtaatcaaaatattgtactcctgtaacattaaactccaatttattaatcttctatttttgtttttcatcttatcaAAAACACCAATGGATTATGATTGGTATAAACAGTGAGTGGTTTATGAGTAGTACTAACATACACttaaaaatgttgtaaagccaaaacatgagataatatttttttttctattgttgaataatttctttgatgggcattaaatttcttagaaaaataagctactGGACGATCAACTTCTTCACCATCAtctctttgaagtaacactgctcctgcagcttcatcactagcatctgcagctaacgaaaatggtttttcaaagtcaggaaatttaagtacaggttgactacatattatagtttcaatttatcaaatgcctcctgacaagcttctgtccaaacaaacttttcatttttcttcaagagattagttaatggaagagtaATGTTcgcaaaattcttacaaaattttctgtaatatcctaccatattcaacaatcttctgagagtttttctactagttggagtgggtacttctaaaattgcctgcACTTTCGTCTCAACAGGTGCTAATTttccctgacccacaacataaccaaggtaggtcactgtggcatggccaaattcacttttagctaagttaagagttaagttagcttttgaaagtctctcaaatagtttctccaccgcagtaatatgggctttccaagtattatttcctaactaaatcatcaatataggcatctgtatctcttaatccctgaatcacgctattaatcatcctctgaaaagtacctggtaTTTTTTcggcattcttcatcccaaatggaagaacattatattcttatgttaggtaccccataactgggttgccaaaccagcataagtggaccacttagttggagtctggattactggaactaagaaagttttattaaagaaataagtaacacagtactctgaatgtaaggatataaatgcaacgggttagcaatgataaaacagacgtgtacacagaactaggataataggaatcaatcaagctctattgcagtctaggggtaaaatgatcagtctcaagtgacgcagagttcagttcagctcagtacagttcgcagcaattgctgttgtgccgttggagagagagagtgagagcgaatgatgatatgcaaatcgaattcagacagaccttgatgttcctgcacagttagctttcgggtgagccctatttttaatgtcttctgaggtcaccgactgtgacccctccgttccggatacgttcgttcttccgcggtgaacccggcacccaggccagggcggacacacacaccaggttcctgccgatcataccttttcaccctgtgcgttctATGGCCGATCCCGCAACGAGACCTCCAAAACACCcagcaacttgtgggggcacaccgcacttccagggtctcattatctggtgatctcgtggtgtcccttgccttagcgaacctgttcctttgatccccctgctggggtatggcctgtccatcaaacttcaaacagttcaggttcacagcaaccggtctgacaatactcggaactgtgtctgttttcgttaatctctctcgtctctcattaacatttccgaatgctgctccattgtctcacttatctctctcattagcatcaatcttctaataacttggtctttcgtcacacccctatccttcaaaggatttttaccggggtaaaaattataggcatgaatacattattagatacacacaaatatacattggtcatcagctatttggctaatacagagaactttaagttgtcaataccttgacagacagtcagcaatcacattttctgttccttttatgttttattttagtaatcctctaagaccaggctccaatttagcaaacttcatagtggccaaaaacactaatgagttgtgatcagtgtaacttctcggTGGTTTTCGTCCCGGACAAAGATAGCAAGGGTCGTCCCACACCaaattagcattctttggcaagagcttagtaagcgggagggtaatatctgcaaagttttttttttgcaaaacttccgatagtaccccaccatctccaataaccttctcagggctctcttgtctgtcggggtggggacttcagagatagcacgcaccttagcctgcatcagtgccagctgcccctgtcttcCCACCAATCCCGGATAAGTGATTTTTCCGTGgctgaattcactttttgcgaggttcactgtcaggctggcttcaaacagctttttaaacagcccctcccacgtgtcactccagacaactgcatcgccaatatacgcttctgcattCTTTAGCACTTTTGACACTGAATTAAtcgtcctataggggtgttgctcgcTCGGCTGACCTaatgtgacaacaacaccatgcCCCGGCTCTTTGCATTGCCTcaggacatccggacatacgagtgcgtgccgtttaattagctgtcttagcggctcgctctgttcgagggttaagggagagaccttatcagcaaagctggccaaaacaatagacttcTCCCATACTCAGCACCAtgctcatcttttcaaaatgggttttccccttatcaggtggcaccctagcctcattaattttcatgataacaccgactaggtctgtTCGCCTATCGTGGTGAGTTGTCAGCATATCAAAAcctgtaactgtgttagctcacgtctacaatagtcaatagcatccttcctcctgtgcggccagtaaaactctttcataattctgtcaactgtcttcctcaccccaaaatgtccaccgaggggtatcttgtgggctgggttaaaaatctcgcccctataaattttcggcacctCATTTCggttcctcatctgcgggcatggtacttggtctccatttcctccttagtactctctccttcacataatagcccacagactccctttttaattctgcttcagataaagctgtctccgtcaaaaccatcagctccgcgtctcgctggtgtgccagtacaaattccttccttgctaacccctcctggtacaaggctggtaaaaacgtctcagctaaatctatattagcttcggcagcctttctggacgtgcgccgagtcactgcgcaaacaggataaacctgtgagtccatgggcgggtcctcaatgctggcaggctggcttgtcagttttactgctgggtacacctctccgccGGCGAGGTCACTACCGAGTAGGACCgccacgtcttccatcggtagttcgggcctcaccccgatcgtgaccggtccggagaccaagtcgctgtttaggtgtatctggtgcaaaggtactgcttcagtcccttttccaatgccttttatcaccctgatctcaccagtctgggtctctgaactaaagtctaacacactctttaatatcaatgactgacaagctccagtgtctctccagatccgtactggaactgggtataacccctccttcaccgacaccaatctggccgagataaacttctcgcgcccttcctgaactttattaGACCTCTTCTTCCCTAGCGGTCTGTTTacaagctcaatacagccagtcggaaccgtcgttttccctttccccatctccttctttggggcaaagcacctggacgcaaagtgtccgactttcccaccactatagcatacgaccccaggagacttcctaccaaactgctcacggtctaccttatccttctcactagtccccggcttactttctgacttttctggcggactttcTCCACCGTCCTGACTACCTTGCTGGTATCCTTTACTTGGGGtaaacttcgttttatgtgtcaacgcgtactcatccactaacttagcagttgcggctaagctGTCTGCCTCTTtcccatctaggtagggtctcatacattcagggacacaacctttaaactgctcaatcaggattagctgtagcagtctgtcataatccccattgacccctttcgaggcgcaccaatgctcacaatacatctgcatctcacgggcaaactctaaatacgtggcGGCCCCATTGCTTCCTCGCATCCCGGAACCTCTACCGGtgtgcctccgggaccaactcataaatcctgagtatggcctccttcaccacatcatacctctgggcaccttctgcggacaaagccgagtaagcttgttaggcttttcctttaagtacactctgaagcaaaacagcccacttatccctcggccagtcctgacttgcagcaacttcttcaaaatggagaaagtacccaTCAACATCGGTCTCCTCAAATGGggaaaccagcctaacctcctgggttgccctgaaccctccaccttggttcggcatgagcCCCAGCGctgccatcatctttaacttctccatctcaaattccctttccctgtttctctctcgcttctcgttctaactgcttgtccctctcttctcgctccaactgcctgtccctctcttctcgctccaactgttttacccggaactcgtgctcgagtctcaatttttcaatctgcagctgtactgcttctgcaccaggttttcccatagataccacccccagctccccttggggaaacacacttttagatacataatgctctatgatagctctatGCATCTCCACTCTcttcattgtcgacttccccttaaaaagattcaaccatttggccacagctgccaattctgatttcctggcatcctctaatgcctccaaggtcggtgcctttagaaattcctcaatctccatttctgctgtttgccctttctttctttcgggaactttaacccaatcaatttaccctgtcccaaatttagcattcaaaatcgcggacgagaaccccacttatgttacgtaccctataactggattgccaaaccagcagaaatggaccacttagttggagtctggattactggaactaagaaagttttattaaagaaataagtaacacagtagtctaaacgtaaggatataaatgcaacgggttagcaatgataaaacacacatgtacacagaactagggtaataggaatcaatcaagctctatcgcagtctggggtaaaatgatcagtctcaagtgacgcagagttcagttcagcacaGTTCGCAgcaatcactgttgtgccgttggggggggggaagagagagagagagagagagagagagaatgagaatgaatgaatgaatgagaaTGAGAGAATGAATGAGAATGAGAGAATGAATGAGAATGAGAGAATGAACGAgaatgatgatatgcaaatcgaattcagacagaccttgatgttcCTCCACAGTtcgctttcgggcgagccctttttttaatgtcttctgaggtcaccgactgtgacccctccgttctggatatgttcattcttccgtggtgaacccggcacccaggccagGGTGGAcatacacacaccaggttcccgctgatcgtaccttttcaccctgtgcgtctatggtctgtCCCATGACCAGACAttcaaaactcccaccaacttgtgggggggcacaccgcacttccagggtctcgttatctcgtgatctcgtgatctcgtggtgtcccttgccttagcgaacctgttccttttattcccctgctggggtattgcctgtccatcaaacttcaaacagttcaggttcaaaactACCGGTCTGAcagtactcggaactgtgtctcttttcgttaatctctctcgtctctcattaacatttccgaatgctgctccattgtctcacttatctctctcattggaatcaatcttctgataacttggtctttcttCACACATATaatccagatggggttacaaatgcagataacTCTCCACCTCTATCTGTCAAAAGAAAACATGAATAACCTtgtaacaaatcaatctttgtaaggaatttggcttgtccaactttatctacacaatcatctaccctagggattggatatgcttcagtttttgtcacagcattcaccttcctgtaatcctcacaaaacctaatactattgtctggcttggGCACCATAACaaacggtgaactccaattcgaattagaatgtctcATCATATCATTTTCTAACATATacctaatttcttgttcagcaagttcacattattCCCTGTTCATTCAATATGGAttttgttttatgggttttgcgtctctaacatctacatcatgtgtagctacggtggttcttctaggaacgtctggaaataaatctctatatttaaaaattaacagtttcatctgctctctctgctctggctgtaaatgagctaattgttcatcaatattttctagaatttttgaatttggtaacctggctgaaataatgttgggtttaaaatgagtttcagatgaatcatccattaaggttttatcaagatcagactcattattgaccacaatagtcatagtagcagcttctctctcataatatggtattatcatatttatatgacacggctgtgttgtctttctatgatctggggtttttaccacgtaatccacatcattcaccttagatttaatctcataaggaccacgaaatttagcttgtaatgagtttgtttgcaccgggaaaagaaccaacaccttatctccaggcttaaataacctcatcctagcttccctatcataccaagtcttcatcttctcttgagccaattttaaattttcctttgccaagctacaagctttatataatctttctttaaattttaaaacataatctagcaaattagtgtgtacttctttattaatccactattccttcaacaaagccaaaggtcctcgaactctatgccaaaacacaagttcaaaagcactaaaacctaatgattcctctactgcctctcgtactgcaaaaagtagtaaatgtataccttcatcccagtccttttcattttccacacaatatgttctaatcatagtttttcatgcagaatgaaatctctccagggctccttgcgattctggatgataggctgatgaaataatctgttttgcttccagtttataaactatctgctgaaacaatccagatataaaattactaccttgatccgattgtatttccttaggcaacccaaaataagtaaagaattttataagagcctttgtcacagttttggctgttatattcctaagaggtaatgcatctggaaacctagatgctgtacacataatagttaacaaatattgatgtccagttttagtctttggcaaaggacctacacagtctacaatgatttttcagaacggctcaccaaatgctggaattggatgtactggggccactggagtaacttgattaggtttacccacaatttgacacgtatgagacgttctacaaaatgtcgccacatcttttcttaaactaggccaataaaaatgttcagaaaccttgttcatagttttctttacacctaaatgaccacccaaaggaatactatgagccataattaaaatctcatttcgataaattttaggaactactacctgatgattaactttccattcctcactagcaggaattgtaggtgatctctactttctcattaatactcccttttcaaaataatatcctactggcactttttcaatttcactatctggaagagcttgttcttttaatttgcctatctcaggatctctaccctgctctgctatcatctccttccacaataaagacaaatcttcatggtcagacttactaccaaaatcctgatcaaataatgtaggtaagaaagtttctgatacatcctcaaaattcgaatcttgaaTTGAACAGTtgtgggtaacaacctcatcctgtataTCGGTCTTTTTAGctttagctcttgttacaacacatgaagaatctgtgttagaatccctctgtcgttcctcagaatttggatttactgtcaaatgcacttcaggaaaaacttgtccacctgctaagtcgttctctaacaaaagagaaacatcattcacaggtaaactggattgcagtcctactttaacaacccctgtaactaatcctgaccttaaatttattctatgtaaatgtactggcataagggaactcccaactcctcttacataatttacctcaccaatgtcagactcatcactaaactttagcgcactgtctaatattagtgattaagcagctccagtgtctctaagtattcttattagtactgaattggatccttctttcaaggatacaaacccttctgttataaaaacttcatatcccttcttaacttggtcagactctgacacatcttcattagtaTTTTCTAAATCCTGTGAATTTACAgatgtttcaatatgctgcacacaagcatctgggatggcttatttctcttttttttttaaatctggttTACCTtgcctctctgtgctattttcccttttaaaaattctacctggagaaaatttattcttatgaattaaagcatgctcatcagctaatttagcagtctcCTGCAATGCAGAAGTGTctctttcatttaagtatgttctcccttcaacaggaatgcttcttttaaattcctccagtaaaatcaactcttttaatttattatactccccattcacatttttagaggaaacccatctctcaaaacacacagatttctcataggcaaattccacataagctttttccacagatttcttcaaatgtctgaatctttctctatatgcttccggaaccaactcatatgcctttaatattagctgtttaacaatatcataatccagtgcttgatcagcatttaaagctgtataaaattgttgtgccttgcctttaattacactttgtaatatCACTGGCCATTGCTCTTTCGGCCACCCTAAACTCAGGGCACAATTTCGAAATGccggaaatatttgtccacttcagcttcattaaatggaagagccaaaataacctcaatAGCAATAAACTGTTTATTAGAACCAGAAGACTAATTTCCcctccttaatttctccatctctaactcaaatttcctctggttttcacctTCTCTTTCTTTACCTTCCCTTAGTTTACTTTCctctctttctttaaattcccttaatttatttgcctttctttcatcaaattccctttttttattaGCCTCTTTTGCCATTTCcgctttaaatctttcaaactttatctgttcaagatgtaactgcatttccagattactcactGGAAACCTAcctaacacctcatcatcaaacGTTTTCATACTGATATAATGCTCAGTGAATTTTCTTTGTATTAAAGCCTTTGTGGTATTCTTCgtaattcccttaatatccaacttcctagAAACCTTCAATACAacaggttttc
The sequence above is a segment of the Mobula birostris isolate sMobBir1 chromosome 28, sMobBir1.hap1, whole genome shotgun sequence genome. Coding sequences within it:
- the LOC140189145 gene encoding uncharacterized protein translates to MSWSRRHTGRGSGMRGSNGAATYLEFAREMQMYCEHWCASKGVNGDYDRLLQLILIEQFKGCVPECMRPYLDGKEADSLAATAKLVDEYALTHKTKFTPSKGYQQGSQDGGESPPEKSESKPGTSEKDKVDREQFGRKSPGVVCYSGGKVGHFASRCFAPKKEMGKGKTTVPTGCIELVNRPLGKKRSNKVQEGREKFISARLVSVKEGLYPVPVRIWRDTGACQSLILKSVLDFSSETQTGEIRVIKGIGKGTEAVPLHQIHLNSDLVSGPVTIGVRPELPMEDVAVLLGSDLAGGEVYPAVKLTSQPASIEDPPMDSQVYPVCAVTRRTSRKAAEANIDLAETFLPALYQEGLARKEFVLAHQRDAELMVLTETALSEAELKRESVGYYVKERVLRRKWRPSTMPADEEPK